From Halotia branconii CENA392, the proteins below share one genomic window:
- a CDS encoding J domain-containing protein, whose product MRDRLDINHAYEILGLTPGASQAQIKQAYRQLVKTWHPDRFFDQKQKQEAESKIKKINAAYNTLKSELPSASQPASTENQSSPTNPKNPIKISVNRWDAETFYNWGVENATQGKYSEAIADFTKAISLNPHYIEAYKYRGLVCSQLGYEYRAASDLNKAAELEGGFNIQTTASTSRYSRKRYSSKSRYLVEKLCQKIKNLLRLNRRWR is encoded by the coding sequence ATGCGCGATCGCCTTGACATCAATCATGCTTATGAAATTCTAGGGTTAACACCTGGTGCATCCCAGGCACAGATCAAGCAGGCCTATCGTCAGCTAGTTAAAACTTGGCATCCTGATCGCTTTTTTGACCAAAAGCAAAAACAAGAAGCTGAGTCAAAAATCAAAAAAATCAACGCAGCTTACAATACGCTCAAATCTGAACTTCCATCTGCATCCCAACCTGCATCTACTGAAAATCAGTCTTCACCAACAAATCCAAAAAATCCCATCAAAATCTCTGTCAATCGTTGGGATGCGGAAACTTTTTATAACTGGGGAGTAGAGAATGCAACTCAAGGTAAATATTCAGAAGCGATCGCAGACTTTACAAAAGCGATTAGTTTGAACCCTCATTATATTGAAGCATATAAATACCGTGGGTTAGTTTGCTCTCAACTAGGATATGAATATCGAGCCGCTTCAGATTTAAATAAAGCCGCAGAACTAGAAGGAGGTTTTAACATTCAAACAACTGCTTCCACATCACGATATTCAAGAAAAAGATATTCATCAAAGTCTAGATATCTTGTAGAAAAGTTATGTCAAAAAATTAAAAATTTATTGCGGCTAAATCGGCGTTGGCGGTAA
- a CDS encoding tocopherol cyclase family protein, which produces MLTIPVLPLGSNQTPHSGYHWDGSSRRFFEGWYYRVTLPDIRQTFAFMYSIEDPIGDKPYSGGAAQVLGPNDEYLCRTFPDVKKFWGTQDVLGLGHWGQTNLNSQALYLLPPEFERHIQEGYQATATLNQGIICDRATNNYCRWLYEIQPVYFWGDQNNIQQSTAGWLSFLQIFEPGWQILMAHGLATGWIDWNGKIYEFINAPAYSEKNWGGAFPQKWFWLNCNSFDSEPDLALTAGGGRRGVLWWMESVAMIGLHYQGKFYEFVPWNSTVKWNIQPWGRWQMQARSLEYEIELTGTTHLPGTPLRAPTANGLLFCCRDTMQGQLDLELRKISGKKSQTILKAQSSLCGLEIGGDSWDDSWQSN; this is translated from the coding sequence ATGTTAACTATTCCTGTACTTCCTCTTGGGTCAAACCAAACGCCTCATAGCGGCTACCACTGGGATGGTAGTAGCCGCCGCTTTTTTGAAGGTTGGTATTATCGCGTAACTTTACCTGATATTAGGCAAACCTTCGCCTTTATGTATTCCATTGAAGATCCCATTGGCGATAAACCCTATAGCGGTGGTGCAGCTCAAGTTCTCGGCCCTAATGATGAATATCTGTGTCGTACCTTTCCTGATGTGAAAAAATTTTGGGGTACTCAAGATGTTCTCGGTTTGGGTCATTGGGGTCAAACCAACCTCAATAGTCAAGCACTGTACCTATTACCACCAGAGTTTGAGCGTCATATTCAAGAAGGCTATCAAGCTACAGCGACCTTAAATCAGGGGATAATTTGCGATCGCGCTACTAATAATTATTGCCGTTGGTTATATGAAATTCAACCTGTATACTTTTGGGGAGACCAAAACAACATTCAGCAATCAACCGCTGGCTGGCTGTCATTTTTGCAAATTTTTGAGCCTGGATGGCAAATTTTGATGGCTCACGGCTTAGCTACTGGTTGGATTGATTGGAATGGCAAAATTTATGAATTTATTAATGCCCCAGCATATAGTGAGAAAAATTGGGGTGGTGCTTTTCCTCAAAAATGGTTTTGGCTTAACTGTAATAGCTTTGATAGCGAACCAGATTTAGCATTAACTGCTGGTGGTGGACGGCGCGGCGTGTTGTGGTGGATGGAATCGGTAGCCATGATTGGCTTGCATTATCAAGGCAAATTTTATGAATTTGTTCCCTGGAACTCAACAGTCAAGTGGAATATTCAGCCTTGGGGTAGATGGCAAATGCAAGCACGTTCTTTAGAGTATGAAATTGAGTTAACAGGAACTACACATCTACCTGGAACACCTCTGCGTGCGCCGACGGCAAATGGTCTTTTATTTTGTTGTCGGGATACCATGCAAGGACAGCTAGATTTAGAGCTAAGAAAAATTAGTGGTAAGAAATCTCAAACAATCCTCAAAGCCCAAAGTTCTCTTTGTGGACTAGAAATAGGTGGCGATTCTTGGGATGATTCTTGGCAATCTAACTAA
- a CDS encoding YdcF family protein has product MVLALPLLMWLGAKEIQNEYKQPQAVVVLGGSTKNLERERFTAQFARQHPNLPIWISGGSPPRSTQKVFTKAGIDSKRLHLDYEAVDTVTNFTTLVDDLQVRGIKSVYLITSDFHMRRACVIGEIVLGSRGIRFQSVAVPSATRSEPVEKSVRDGARALLWVATGYTGANEGKNRH; this is encoded by the coding sequence ATGGTTCTTGCCTTACCGCTGTTAATGTGGTTAGGAGCAAAAGAAATACAAAACGAGTACAAGCAACCGCAAGCAGTAGTAGTGTTAGGCGGTTCAACAAAAAATCTAGAACGAGAAAGGTTTACAGCCCAGTTTGCCCGACAGCATCCAAATTTACCAATTTGGATTTCTGGTGGTAGTCCACCTAGATCTACTCAAAAGGTGTTCACTAAAGCTGGTATTGATTCCAAGCGTTTACATCTGGATTATGAAGCTGTAGATACTGTTACAAATTTTACTACTTTAGTGGATGATTTGCAAGTTCGCGGTATTAAGAGTGTTTATTTGATTACTTCAGATTTCCACATGCGGAGAGCTTGTGTCATTGGTGAGATAGTTTTAGGTAGTCGGGGTATTAGATTTCAATCGGTAGCAGTTCCTTCAGCAACTCGGTCTGAACCTGTAGAAAAGTCTGTCCGTGATGGTGCTAGGGCTTTACTTTGGGTAGCTACTGGTTATACTGGTGCAAATGAAGGTAAAAATAGGCACTAA
- a CDS encoding DUF2288 domain-containing protein codes for MSDLRAELTEILDEAEWDWLIPHVQRDAVIVVGRNLDLLDVGVAIASDNIALVQQWIDQQLIAKPSEVQIGEWNGDALSGLNEDSKRFHTLILQPYVLIQEIAKQDG; via the coding sequence ATGTCAGATTTAAGAGCAGAATTAACAGAAATCCTTGATGAGGCAGAATGGGATTGGTTAATTCCTCATGTACAAAGGGATGCAGTAATTGTAGTAGGGCGGAATTTGGATTTGCTAGATGTAGGAGTAGCGATCGCTAGTGATAATATTGCCTTAGTGCAACAGTGGATTGATCAACAATTAATTGCCAAACCTTCAGAAGTACAGATAGGAGAATGGAATGGCGATGCCCTCAGCGGGTTAAACGAAGATAGTAAACGATTTCATACTCTTATCTTACAGCCTTATGTTTTGATACAAGAAATAGCAAAACAAGATGGGTAA
- a CDS encoding AI-2E family transporter, whose product MSGFKAKNIWNRLNNLALVRFLLLVASGWAIVQLLAYFETVIVIFTFATILAFLLSYPVQWLRRFLPRSIAVIVVFLTSVIIIGSLIITVGLGVLSQGQQLIDSISTFLSSLAPLLEQLEQIFQKRNLQIDLSVIEEQLRNQAISSLVTGLAILQQFLTNFVTFILISVVAFFMLLDGEKLWGFILQIVPTQRRARFTRILRRSFLGFFRGQLLLTLFLTTSTFLVFFLLKVPFALILSLIVGILDIIPGIGATLGVSTITLVVLSQNVWLALKVLAACIVLQQIQDNLIAPRVMQDALNLNPVVVFFALLIGAKVAGLLGVFISIPIAGVLVSLFEIDEMKAEV is encoded by the coding sequence GCTTACTTTGAAACGGTCATAGTTATTTTTACATTTGCCACAATTTTGGCTTTTTTACTCAGTTATCCTGTACAGTGGTTGCGGCGTTTTTTGCCCCGAAGCATAGCAGTAATTGTGGTTTTTTTGACTAGCGTCATCATTATCGGGAGCCTAATTATTACTGTGGGTTTAGGAGTTTTGTCTCAAGGACAACAATTAATTGATAGTATATCTACTTTTTTAAGCTCTTTAGCACCTTTATTAGAGCAATTAGAACAAATTTTTCAAAAACGTAATCTTCAGATAGACTTAAGTGTAATTGAAGAACAATTGCGAAATCAGGCTATATCTTCTTTAGTGACTGGTTTAGCTATTTTGCAACAATTTTTGACTAACTTTGTTACGTTTATTTTAATTTCAGTTGTGGCGTTTTTTATGTTATTGGATGGAGAAAAACTTTGGGGCTTCATCCTCCAAATAGTGCCAACGCAGCGCCGCGCTAGATTTACTCGTATACTTAGACGTAGTTTTTTAGGTTTTTTCCGTGGTCAATTGTTACTTACCTTATTTTTAACAACTTCGACTTTCTTAGTTTTCTTTTTATTAAAAGTACCTTTTGCTTTAATATTGTCTTTAATCGTTGGCATACTAGATATAATTCCAGGCATAGGAGCGACATTAGGAGTTAGTACAATCACTTTAGTAGTGTTATCTCAAAATGTCTGGCTGGCATTAAAAGTGTTAGCAGCTTGTATTGTACTTCAACAAATACAAGACAACTTAATTGCACCACGAGTTATGCAAGATGCGCTTAATCTGAATCCTGTAGTAGTATTTTTTGCTTTGTTAATAGGTGCTAAAGTCGCAGGTTTGCTGGGTGTTTTTATCTCTATTCCTATTGCTGGAGTACTTGTATCTTTGTTTGAAATTGACGAGATGAAAGCAGAGGTTTAG